The stretch of DNA agtgagatctttagggattttggcataaaacgaggtatccgaaagttgccgcaaagcttctttttggtaaaggtcggaccgccaaacaactaccgcgccgcctttgtcggccgatttgacaactatgtcgttgcgtttactaagatttttaagcgccgcccactcttccgaggaaaggtttagtgttgcgattgaatttaagtttgtgaatgtcgtgacggcattttttggtgaaaaaatctaaagaggcaaattgtccctctgggggagtccatttggatttgcgaactagaagtgtttcaaaaatatcgttattagaagtgtccgaatcatcctctttgtcgtgaagaaaggcttttaactgaacgcggcgaaggaatttttcaacatcttgcttcatagaaaattcgttggtgcgtttggtaatagggacaaaatttaggcccttactgagaacagattttctgagtcagtaagcggaagattttccgGAATGTACCATGTAcctcacatgtacctccgcaaatgtcatttattgcataacctgtacgttatgcaataaattatacattggcgagacaggtagacgactaggtgaccgtttccgcgaacaccttcgcggtgttgagaagaatgacaaggatgcatctaagccagtcgctcgccattttaatctgcctaaccactccaaaaaacacatggctatctgcggcctttccctacatctaggtacgacggaaagccgcaagaatctggaacaaaaattcatctttcaaatcggcacccttaatcctcacggtattaacgaacgcttttcatttaactaatatattcctatttttcacgttgccatgtgaCCACCAATAGCGTTGCTCCTACTCTacaataaaaactacacgtaacccataatccctcgattcgctctgacgaagggctaacgctcgaaacgtcagcttttagaatctctgtacggtggccaatttacattatcaactccgttgataaaaccaaatttttgtaaagtagagaattgttgtcagtttgtcatgtttgaagaagaagaccgtTCAGTGCGTACGCAGTCAATTCGCTTATTGAGGACAATTTCtcacatcgtatctttcataattccgcttcggaatCAACAATAACCTCTTGGAGAAGAATATTTCGATGAGTCTTATCgtaaatgaggagacgactacacaaAAGAGAAAGGCAGAGAATTCGACTGCTCCTCTCTTCAGCGCGTTGTCTGGTGACTGTCTGCTTTTAGCGGGAATTTTGCTATTGTTCCGGTCCGAGTTTCgtcaatccgatccgatccggatTTTGCCAACGGCCCAAAACTTCGCCCCGATCAaacacaataaaacaaaagagatGTGTTAAGgtgtttgatcgaatgtttgatggccttcaaatttATCAGacacgatcaaacagcaccaaacaaggtggcGGCCAAGCGGTAAAATGTTTGGTCACGAAACAACGTTTGATGTTGTTTGGTCGCCTAAAATTTGCCGTTTGGTCAGGCCCTTACGGGGCTGCTTTTTAGGTATTTGTATAAGTAGGCCCCCAAAAGGGCGTCACTACTGATCCCCAATTAGTTTTTGTGTATTATCAATGTTGATGGATTACTGCCTTTTAAGGATTACCGACTTGTAATAAAAAAGGAACCTAACTAGGCTTTACCCTATCGTCAAAAACGTGCTGCATCCCCTCTCCGTAACCGCTATAAAATCTTGCAAGTAAagcaattcttgggtttcactcacgtgatcaacagccatgtttttcaacgaaaacaaaagaagacgttagcatgataatagctttcaattcccggaggattggatcgggacaccaatttcattgtttggggacaccaacatggcggccgtgacgtcatttgaaatccaagaatagaccgtattcataaatggcggctaagcagatttattcttttgtgtttatgcTAATcctcctcactagcctcgtttacacgaacaatattcaaaagaatctttgctccaaagtgaggctagtgaggatgattagcacaaagacaaaagaagaattttttggccgccatttatgaatacggtttGTAATGTTCTTCTAATTCTGACCTGGGGTGCATAATGACTAAGTGATGCtcgttttttttcgtttttttttagttttagtgCGTAGAAGCATGTCCACACCAGTCAGACCAAGACTCCAAACACACTTTCACATCGAAGCCAcgcccaacatggcggctgcTTCATTGCGCTCACGGCGAGCCAACTCTAGCCTTGATTCATGTGTTAGTCACATGCGAAATCAGCAACAAACCCAAAAAGCCAACAGAGTTGATTGTCATAATGATGATACTGGTTTGGGAATCGTCCATGTTAAAGATGCCTCAAAATATTCTGTCTTGCAGCGAATCAGGAATCAGGAAAGCGTTCTTACTTCTAGATTAGAGGTGAATGATGAGGGTAGCCCAGTTAAAAAACTCTCTAAATTTCTCAACTCTATTATCAAAAGGATTTTCGACGACAATGAGGATGACGAATCGGAGAAACGCACAAAAAGCCTCGACAACGGAAAGGGCGAGATGAACGGGTCTTCCGCAGATACCAGCTCGGAAATTAGAGGAAAGTTGTCTGCCTTGAGGTCCTATTTTTCTGCTGAAAAGCAGGAGACGAATTCAAAGGCGGAATTTCTCGTTTTGCTGGCGAGAAAATTTTTCGCGGGGAAAGATGATTTGCGACTTGACAAtgcttttgacagaacatcggTCGATTGCAAGGAGACTGGTAAAGACCAACATCAGTACGGAGACGTCATGATTGGTTTCAAAGAGGAAAAAGCAAAAGAACACGGACCGTGTGGCGATCGTTCAAAAATGTGGAATGATGTGAGTCTCGGTATCATGGCGAGGCTGGTTGACTCCCTAGGAACTTCAGTTGATGTGGTCAGTGATAGCTCCAGTTCCAGTGACGAGCAAACGTCGGACGAATCGAGTAGTACAGAAGATTGGAACGGAGTTGACTCATCTATTCCCACCCTCAGCAAGAAGACTTTTCAACATACCACGATTAGTTGCCAAGAACCTGTTGTACCCGTTAGTGCAGCTGATCTGGATTCGCAGTATTCATCCTCGTTATCATCGTTTTCGTCAGCGTCAACCTCTTCGTCGTCGTGTTGTCCGTCGCCGACGCCATCGCTTTCTTCGTCTTCCTCCTCGCCAAGAACCGCAACGTCGCCGCCTAAGAGAGTAAAGAGAAAACTTCAACGATACTATCATGTGTTTTGTGCCGGTGAACTGGCGAGGCTAGTTCAAGACGGAATCCCATCCGCTGTTGTCTTAAAGGAATATTATGATCACGGAAACTGGGCAGTCATCttaaaaaagacaacaacaaaGAATGGCCACTCAAAAACACTTTAAGTTATTTCGCCAAATATCAAAGAGAATCCCAAGACGAACTCTGATGTTGTTTCATCCACATTCCAAGTCCCTCAAGACTAAGCTGGTAAAGATCAGCTCGACTTCACCAAGGCAAGCCATCTTAAGTTAGAAAGCACTTTTTTTACATAACTGGTAGTTTTTAAAAGGCTTCGAGATAAAGAAATCGAAATTGTGTTTGAAACATTTTGGAATTTCTTAATATGGatggttttttttagtttttttggttggtttttggtaaagtaaatataaaattttaaaaccaaagtaaaCCAAAACAATCTCCGCTGGTGTgttcattattttttaaatcattatttttaggaaaagaaaagaatgtcacctttcatttttctctttaattcATGTCTTTGCAGAGACGATTTTAAGATAATCTTTTATCCGAATTTTCTTGACCACAATGTTTTCGAGTTGTATTACATCAAACAGTCAGCAACAAGTTTCAGGAGTTGAGATGTTCAGAGACAAACGAGCAAACAAGTTGGTTCAATAATGACATTATTTAATTACtgggatttatttaaagagTCTTAACCAGAAATCTTTCGTCTTGTGAGACGTCCGCTCGCTCTTGATGTagattttcattatttatcggTCACGTGTCAAGGTTGTTAAGCTTAACTTTATTTTAGACATCTTTTTATTTCAGAAGAAGTacctaattatttttttatgaataaAGACTAAACAATTTTAAGTTACTTATCTGTTAGGGGTCATGCATGAACGTTTAGTGGAACGCGTGAGTGTAAACACTATATTTATAATAAAGGGGTTTCTTCAATTTTTGGATGGTCTGACAAATTAATTAGTAATTACAATTAGTCGTCCCCATTCGTCTCATTGCGAGGTTAAGGGACCTGCGAGAGTTGCGCGCGAGGGAGAATAacaacatgttctctaccttgacttgacgattatcgttaattgttaatttgctttcaatttactattatcgttatttcagaacactgtgtcccaggacttgcggtagcaaataaaaagaaaaaagtaaaagcagcccctggacaggatttgaacctggagcacccacttcgaaggaactgtttttatccactgagccactaaagatcaactgattAAAAATgagccgattatttaccaaaactaattagtatatatatataaaatcattgctgaataatggttaagtctaaagcttgattttaaaatggttagctttctcttgaagtttggtaaccgacatttttcactgtgtaagcttgcttcttagcggctgTTAATACACATTtgcagcggcacttttggaagaaaaaattattgacattaataaaaaatgacatcctcgcggttaatgatgtggtagtctagtggttaagtaaaggggttattaattacacgttcccaggttcgagtcctgcgagtccaaacattagggttccgcttttaaaaaaatccatatcaagctttcagtgttctgaaataacgataatagtaaattgaaagcaaattaacaatcaacgataatcgtcaattcaaggtagagaacatgcttAGAATAAACATAACTTCTTTTTCCCAGTCTTCCCACTGTCACCTTCGTCAGTGGCGCTTTGGACAagcaagtctctccctcaataggccagtttcgtattctaacggttggactggatctagcatgaaatggaggcttaTGCGGGCACATTAATTTGCATtcgaaaagatttgcccgcattagcctccatttcatgctagatccagtccagccgtgagaattcgaaaatggtatattgaaggattattcttaattgtcactttcttccaagtgaagtattatcgttcattttggacactgaaagcttgatagggatcatgggaaatgaacatatttcttttaaaagccgaaccccaatgtctggactcgcaggactcgaacctcgGAAGgtgtgattaataaccccttcacttaaccactagactatcacatcactaactgcaaggatgtcattttttattaatgtcaataattttttcttccaaaagtgccgctgtaaacgtgtattgacacccgctaagaagcaagcttacacagtgaaaaatgtcggttaccaaatgcttcaagagaaagctaaccattttaaaatcaagctttagacttgaccattattcagcaatgattatatatatatatataccaattAGTTtcggtaaataatcggcacatcttctagtcagttgatctttagtggttaagtggataaaaacagttcattCAAAGTGGGTcagtccgggttcaaatcctgtctaGGGGcgacttttactttttttttctttttatttgctaccacaagtcctgggacagagtgataaaaatggaggataatacttcatttaaggcaaacttGGGAATTAACGATAATCCGGCCTTcattgaggaagagatcgtgttgctTTGGAAGAAGAGACGACTTTGGACGAGTCTGCTGTTTCTGCTTTTTTTCCAACATGGTCTCTTCTCTCTAACGATTTTCGTTAATTCCCAAGTGGCTTTGAATTTGCTATTATCGATAATTTAGggcactgtgtcccaggacgtatggtagcagagaaaactgaaaagaaaaagaaaaaagtcataCCCGAGGACTGTATTTGAACCCGGAGTCTCTACTCtttaggaaccgcttctttctgCTTCACCACTGAGGATCGAGTCTCTCATACAGTATCACTGCTGAAGAGTAGTTAGGCTAAAGCTTTAATTGTAAAATGTTCACTTTGTCAAGAGGTTTGGTAACCGATCTTTTGCAGTCCTTCATATTGTTTGTTGCCtagtgataatacagcattatcaaatctTGATTAAAATATTGACTCTGCGCAGCTAGTGGTGTGAtagtcaagtggttaggtgacgggttaatcaACAAAAAATCCCAGGTTTGAGTCCAATGCCCATGGGGTTATCCTTTCAAACAAATATGACAATTTCCCACAATCCATACCAAACTTTCAGCCTTCTAAAGTAACGTTAATAGTAAATTAAGCGCAAATTAGCCGGGGAATTAACGATATTCGATAATTTCAGAACTCTGACTTAGACCAATTTGTTTCTTCCTCCACTTTCTTGTTCCAAATTCCCTCTCTTTCTCTTTTCGCCGTCGGAGACTAAGCTCTAACACGACTGATCTCTGGGGGTTAAGAGGGCCAGGCTACTATGTAGTCAAAATTCTAgtcagagctcttctcttgactgagggagagaagaactaggggcgcgttcgattgaccctattccggaataagaatacgtggagtgatgatgaaaacggtatgtttggcgcgtttcgaagcagcaaggataataaaaatatgtttaaaatagcattttagcagaagtttgacaattttgatgtgaatctccgtaaaaacgaaggattttaaacttatattccatgtattcccaatccggaatacggtcaatcgaaggCACCCTAAGTGTCTTCgcgttggttttcgtgaagaacaatcaaaaagcgtcacgaggagtgagcaggcgccgtaaagttcaaatagccaattttttgcCTGTATAAGAACCATACGGCGCTtgttctcctacacagagtttcccagagccttgggtcgacacTGTTGCTCCATACGGGAGGCGAATCGTCTTGTTCATGCAAGGTATTCCACGGTGCTCAGGGCCGAACGTTAAGTACTGCAAACGGCAGAGCCGCAAAACGCCCACCCTAAATCTCATGCGAGGCACTTTCCCCGCAAAGGACCAAGGTGTTTAATTAAGCGATCTTGAGACGGATGAAATAAACCATAACTAAGGAATAAGTTTGAGTATTATATAACAAGGCGCCTGCACTGGTCCAACTGACTTTGGCTTTTATTAGTTAAAGGAACAAGAATACTGATGTTCCAGCcgtaaaaaatcaaattttctttctctctGACTTACTGTTGTGATACTACGATAGCTGGGAGAGAAGCTTTTAGACTCACTATTTTGAGCAGAGTCATTCCATCAAACGAAACGAAAATAGGCCaattccgagttcatgtctgcctccttttcaaaattcaaatcaaagctagtctaagtgcgaagtttttgtgatggtttactttacatatgaatgaaagctagttttcataagaaaaacttcgcacttcgactcgctttgaagaggaggcagacatgaactcgccGCGGAAATGGTCGATGGGTTTTCGGTCTATGCTGTAGATTTTCCAAATGTTCTCGCTGCTTAtcagtcaggggcacccaacgaccaatttgttgtaaaatgtattattataccccagttaatgaaaataaatgttattaaggcattttcaggtgtttttcagtgttgctgggaaaacattatctgttcctttttcccagcaagacacacaaaaaatttcccagccagctagataaaattggttggtttcccagccagctgatcaaatttatttcccagccaggaattccgcgcgctttcaaatccctcgatccgaaacgaccaaacaaaagcgacaaaaccgggacaaaacaggttttttccgcaagcgcaatcactctgaccagccgtcgtatgtttgtgactactctctgggagaggaaagggttttttttttttttttttttttttagtcgtcctcagtcttcagagtttctacagccagatcgggttgaaatgctagaaaaagtcagtaattcccagccaaaacctctatcaataacaaaatttttcagccagctcatcggaacacctgtatttttgccagccagcaagattcctctggggaacagataaagtgAGCAACAGAttcattgggtgcccctgatcagTAGCACTCCCTTAAGAGATTCTTCACGAAAAACGTCTCCCTGAgcaatgaaacaacaacaacaacaacaacaacaacaacaacaactttatttagcgaaatacaataattaatggATGGCTTGCCCCGCAAATAGCTAGAGAAAGCTAATCAAGGCGGGGCAAGTCAATTACAAGAACACACCTATAAAAGACAATAAGGTTACACAAAAACACTAgtttaacaaattaaagatactgattaaaaaaggattgattgttgacaa from Montipora capricornis isolate CH-2021 chromosome 9, ASM3666992v2, whole genome shotgun sequence encodes:
- the LOC138015621 gene encoding probable tRNA methyltransferase 9B; amino-acid sequence: MNKFASPEELEKHHVRNVYEKIAPHFLSYRPKAWPRVEEFLLSLPAGSLIADVGCGTGKYLGLAPESFVVGSDSCVEFTEIAAQRGHNVVACDNQSLPFRDGCFDAIISVGVIHHFASEKRRVKALEELYRILRPGGRMLVYVWAFEQEQRKFDGKDVLVPYTHYQRNKVLVRRSMSTPVRPRLQTHFHIEATPNMAAASLRSRRANSSLDSCVSHMRNQQQTQKANRVDCHNDDTGLGIVHVKDASKYSVLQRIRNQESVLTSRLEVNDEGSPVKKLSKFLNSIIKRIFDDNEDDESEKRTKSLDNGKGEMNGSSADTSSEIRGKLSALRSYFSAEKQETNSKAEFLVLLARKFFAGKDDLRLDNAFDRTSVDCKETGKDQHQYGDVMIGFKEEKAKEHGPCGDRSKMWNDVSLGIMARLVDSLGTSVDVVSDSSSSSDEQTSDESSSTEDWNGVDSSIPTLSKKTFQHTTISCQEPVVPVSAADLDSQYSSSLSSFSSASTSSSSCCPSPTPSLSSSSSSPRTATSPPKRVKRKLQRYYHVFCAGELARLVQDGIPSAVVLKEYYDHGNWAVILKKTTTKNGHSKTL